gtttgtacacgcgtatataaagtttgtatttgtacaaatacaaagtttatataagtATATGTTAAAAATCAGAAGtgtaaaaaaacagaaaagagaaaaccagaaagaaaaaaccaaaaagaaaaaaccagaacaGAAAACCACAAAAaagggaaagggaaaaaaatcgcGCGCCGCCCCTCTCCTCGTGCACCACGTGCCGTGCGCGGggagtggggggggggggcaggcgCGCGACTATTCGCCGATTAGCTCTTTCGTTTGGAGGGGGTTCATTCTGTGTTGTTTTACAGGGTTTTGGATCCTTTCCCCACCAAAACTCCaacacgttttttttttcgaggggaagatggcaggagctctgccaatTGCATATAAGAATGGGCAGAAAAAACAAGGGTCACTTTACATGCGGGCCACAAGTAGGAGGAGTTGCTAGGGACTCACAGCCCATAAAACAGAGCAACGTactagcacgtgattaattaagtatgagctcaactggttagattttttttggaacCATTCCATCCGAGTTCAAATCTTAAATACCGCCTACGATGACTttgtcaatctcaaaatatgttGCTAGAGTGTGCGTGTATGTGCTCAGAGGAGTGAGCGACTACATTTGTAgtgtgtttttgaaaaaaaaataagtattagctaaaaccacttaaaaataataaaataagtattagctaaaaaccacttaaaaataatttaagtaAAATGCCAGCAGTCGCTTTGTCATTTAATTTGTGCTAAAAAAAGCAACATACATTTAGTTGAATCAAAATCAGGTATACTCACCTCCAGTGATAAAAGAGTTCCGTGCATCATTGGAAAGATCCAAATATCCAATGCCTTCTTAGCTCTTACTCCTACCTCCTTTTTGCTTTCAGCATATGATACCTTCCTAGAATACTGCCATGCATCTATGCCAACATCACAAAAGATATCCTGAGTTACTGTAGCAGCTAGTATGCGCTAACTAGTACTACcaccgttctaaaatatagcaatctagaatTGGGTGGAACATTTCATAGAGTGTgtgtccagatttgttgtactatgaaatatcctattcaattctaaattattatattatgggacgaagaGAGTAGTCCCTCAAGCGTATTAGGCTTTCGAACGATCCGAGATTCCGTCCAGATATTCCACGCGATGTAACGTTGATACGAGTTTTTATCCACGAGCAAATAATGTTGTCCGGTTTGTCCAGTTCTCGAGTAGTTGCTGAAGTCTTCGTAGTAGTTTTACATATGCGTGTTCGTCGAATTTTCCGTGCCAGATTGGCAATGAAATTAGTACTATAAAGTTTGCTGTTCGTATATGATGGCTGACCCAATAGGTTTCCGATACTGTTCGGTAGCTCGCTTATGCTATGTTACCCAGATACGGGGATACGGACACGGATACGCGATACGGCGACACGGGGATACGgcattttctaaaaaatgagGATACGGGGATACGttaatatatatgaaaaataaagaataCAGAAAATTAATAAACTGAAAAATAGTATTGATATAGCTGATTGGTGATTCTAATGTAGCGAATCTTCTCTAATTCTCTGGTAAGTAAAGTTTTTGGAGTGGTTAGACTTATATTGCTTCTAGCTGTCAATAATATTTAAGAAGAAATAAGCGTATATAACTAAAAGACTAGTAAATTGATACATCATGCTTGTAATTGTAGATTTGTAGTAGCATCAACCACTAAAGTTACAAACAACAGAGGGAAAACATAGATTATAAATAAGTGCaagtttttacaaaaaaaaagtgcaagtTTTCGTGTTGCTGCACCATCAGACAATTCAAAGCTACCTGGCCGTGAGCCAATGATGACAGCGCTGGAGCTCGTGACTCGCGTGAGGCGCGTCGGGAACAGATGGAGGCGACAAACCAGATGGGCTGGGTCGATACCCCACACGGCCCCACGCGGTTTGAGGGTTCGAACGTATCGGGCAAGTGTCAAGATCGTATCGGAGACATATCCagaattaatttatttatctgAAAGTCATGGAAATGCTTGATACGTACTTGACACGTATCCGGGCGTGTCAGACACGTATCCGTGTCCATTCGCGTGTCCGACACAAATACGCGACTAGATGGCCGTATCCGTGTATCGTAGCGCTTATGCAACCCGTTCGTTGCCATGAGCATATTCTAAACGGGCTAAAaggtatgattttttaaaataattataattttgtttttaaaaatcaaataaacacaCTTTTTGAATTGTAAAAATTAATATTCAATTGCGTTAATGACTTGTCTCATTTTACATGCTAAAAAAATTCCAAACTAAAACTTATATTCGAAAGCACCCTAATTACACAGATGGGTTGTATTCATTTTCCATAATTAGTTGTCTTTTTCTTAGTCATATATTTCAGCCAAAGGTTGCTCAATTAGATCTCCTGGCGAACAGCTAGTCAAATGCATTTCAGTACACAAAAAGTCTGCATTTTGCACGTGGCACTATGACCAAGTGTGATGAGCAGATTGACCAAGTGGCGCAGCCAGTAGCCGCGTCGGCCACCCCAGCGGCGGTGGAATGACCTCGTTGCCGGCGGCCTCGACCCGACCACCGTCTTCCTCGTCTCCAGCGTCGCGTCCTTCATGCGGCCTGACGAACCAATCGATCTGAGAAAGAAGTAGGGGCAATTTAGCATTTTCGTGCAGCCGATCtgtgaaaaacaaataaaaaactaTATTAAAAATGGCACAAACTCCCCAAAAGTAGCGTTTTATCAAGGGTGACAATGACAATGCAGTAAATGGCATTTTATCGAATCCAAACTTAAATAAAACAGTGGTgtatgattaatttttttttctctcttttccacCCCTCTGTTAGTCTAAATTCTCTCTGCAAAATAGCCTACGAAGAAATCCAAAAACAAAAGCAAGGAATCAATTCCGTAAGATCACCAGGGATAACATTTTTAAAGCAAAAGCAACATCTCCAGGTTTCCAAATAACCCAGCAAACAAATGCAATCGCAACAATTAAAAAAGTTTGTAGGAAAGCTACTCGGCCGTTGACCAAACAAATTAATGAGAAGTATTCTGTACAGGATAAAAGCCAAATATTAACCAATCATATCCACACACACATCTTCCTAAACTACATTATTTTAATGACACTGAGAAGTCAAAAACATCGAGTAAAAAATGATCAGTAAATACTAACCGTGAAGTGCAGTCAactgtctctctctctttgtaATCCTCGCTCTATATTATTGTGAAAGCATGGAGGTCGAGCTAGCCGCCGCGCGGCAAACTGCAAAAAAGTCGTTGAAGAAAGATGGCGCGCCCAGCGGGCGACGCAGCAACTCGGCAACGGTGCAAGGCGCCGCCAGAGCCACCGGAGAAGCACCTGAACCGCTTCGTCCGCATCATCGCGTTCATAGAGAGGGCCGGCAACGGCCTCGGTACTCTGGTATTCACATGGGCAACCGTCGTCATCCTCGGTGGCTTCTCGACGATGCTCACCACACGGGAGTTCAATTGCGCAACGTTGCTAGCTCTCCTGGAAGCCACAAGGTCAGCAATCAACTTCCATTTTTGTTTTACTGTCAAAAGcataaaaagagagagattagTTCATATAGTTCAATTGTACTGCAGGATGTTCAGCCAAAACAGTAGGCTAGAGTACCAATTCTTCTTCCGGACAAGGGGAGCTTTCAGGCGTCCTCGCCTGATCAGGTTGATTCTGATTGTATGCATGGCTGAGGCCATGGTGTGCGTCATGGCAAAGTTCAGATttgcgaatttcagattggcaAAGTTCCGATGGAGTCCAGCTCcagtgtatcatctaggtccgGTAAAGGTAACACCGTTTATAACCCTGGGTATGACCATGTCCCTGTTTGTAGTTGCCAAGCTTGTATGCCCAGTGATTCTTAAGCTGTTCGGCGACCCACAACTCAGAGCTGTATCACTATGGAGTCCCCTGGCTGCAATCCTGTTGTTGGTGCCTTGTCTGTTCCTGGAAACATCAATACCCCATCCAGACAGATTGCCTGCATTAAGGAAATATTTCGCATTGCTCCTTACGGCAGTGATCATAGTGACAATAACCAAGTTGCAATTTCGATGCATAACCTCAATAGTGAATAGTCCTTGTTGCCGCAAGATGTCGTTTTTGCGTCCAGTGATTCTGTTCTTGTGCATGTGCGCTGTAATAGCGATATTGGGAAGCCTGTATTCGGACTCTGCCTATATAGTAGCACCCATGGCCTTCTTCCTGATATTTGCTTTGGTATTAGAGTCATTTGGCAACTTGCAGATACCAGCAGCAGTCGTACGTGTTGTGATAGCAATGATACAACCAACAACGGTCATATGTGTCCAAAGTATTTTGACAGCAGTGACGCAGCGAACATCGGGTATCTATATCGGCATTCCAAAGAATTGCACCAGAGAACATACATATCCTGACGGTACTTTAGGAGACACCAAGAAAAATGTCAAGTTCTCTCTAGACGTCTTCTATGTAATAGTCCTTACCCAAGGGGCACTCTACATTGTGGCATGCGTTCTCGAGATCTTTTCATTCATCCCCAAGATACACTTAGTCCGTCAAAGCAGGTTCAGACGGAAGTGGGGAAGGAAATGCGTAGACATGTACTATTCGTACATATTCGAGCAATGTGTTTCCGGTGGTGCACTTGCTCCAAGAATCATGGAACTGACCAGTTTTGCCATGGATTTCACAAACTCAAACTCACCCAGCAACCAGCTCTATGGGATCCAAATGCTGCACAGCTTTCTAAAAAGGAAGCGCACCAAGGCACTTCTGCTCTTGAGACTCACCACTTCCACAGAGACATTGAATACACTGATCAGCATGTTGGGCTGGACAAGTCCAGAGGATGCGCAAGTTAGATTGTTTGCCACAAAGGTCATCGTCGATCTTTCAAGGAGCCTCCAAATTATTGGTATCCCTGGGTCAATGCAGAACATATCTTCACTTCTGGACACTGAAAACCAATTGAGACGACGAAATCCGCTACTTTACACATATTACAGCCAGGAGGGAAAACAAGGTACGATTGTGGACACGGGTGATGGCCAAGAGCATATTGACCAAGATCATCCTCACAACAACAACCGACTTAACTCCTGGATGCTTGGTTGCTGGCAATTGATTTCAAAGCGCAAAAAAACTTCAAAGGAGGAGACATTCATAGAGCATGATCTCCTTCCTGTACTGGGAATGTCAATCCTAGAGACACTTGCAGAATGTGATCCTGACAACTGTGCGGAAATCAGCAAAGCAAAAGACCTCATCCAGAAGATTATAGGGTACAGTAATGAGACGC
The window above is part of the Oryza sativa Japonica Group chromosome 7, ASM3414082v1 genome. Proteins encoded here:
- the LOC112936040 gene encoding uncharacterized protein, which gives rise to MARPAGDAATRQRCKAPPEPPEKHLNRFVRIIAFIERAGNGLGTLVFTWATVVILGGFSTMLTTREFNCATLLALLEATRMFSQNSRLEYQFFFRTRGAFRRPRLIRLILIVCMAEAMVCVMAKFRFANFRLAKFRWSPAPVYHLGPVKVTPFITLGMTMSLFVVAKLVCPVILKLFGDPQLRAVSLWSPLAAILLLVPCLFLETSIPHPDRLPALRKYFALLLTAVIIVTITKLQFRCITSIVNSPCCRKMSFLRPVILFLCMCAVIAILGSLYSDSAYIVAPMAFFLIFALVLESFGNLQIPAAVVRVVIAMIQPTTVICVQSILTAVTQRTSGIYIGIPKNCTREHTYPDGTLGDTKKNVKFSLDVFYVIVLTQGALYIVACVLEIFSFIPKIHLVRQSRFRRKWGRKCVDMYYSYIFEQCVSGGALAPRIMELTSFAMDFTNSNSPSNQLYGIQMLHSFLKRKRTKALLLLRLTTSTETLNTLISMLGWTSPEDAQVRLFATKVIVDLSRSLQIIGIPGSMQNISSLLDTENQLRRRNPLLYTYYSQEGKQGTIVDTGDGQEHIDQDHPHNNNRLNSWMLGCWQLISKRKKTSKEETFIEHDLLPVLGMSILETLAECDPDNCAEISKAKDLIQKIIGYSNETQPKILKGSSLKLLTRLSNTGGEIGITLRQKMSDHPFLLRNLAEILGDTEGSQEHKKLAAEILRNLAINGNSREEIGSIRVIISRLIQAFLAQHPSSNTYSDRSLQITAGQALAMLAMESVNNCSAMLKEPGYSFIRELTAMIRDDIHKYMAASLLQNLCLHAQSKLSSSDLTELSHSLRKVLERITDTTVATELEVLIGLSSQICHVVPEDFARELEHDQMKERFVKKLVEALNANVKPTVHCPRIRRVIVEQVIYMMENNSSYANCFNECQMMEALMVVEETPSKVEKYRLFMGDAGLMEYSIPLSNLVARAKEELMRHVT